TGAGGAAATCGTAAGGTCAATCCGGTCGCTGGCTAAAAGCGGTGTGAGGCCCGGTGTTGATACCAGCATTACCGAGGCCGAGTTATCAAAAGCACGCCTGAATAATATTGAGCTGGATAACCAGCTTAAACAGGTTCAGTTGCGCCTGGCGCAGATGAGCGGCTTACCGGCGGATCATATTATCCCGGATACAACTATTCAAACCAGGCTCACAGCATCGGTATTGTTACCCGCTATTTCGGATGCCGATACAACCAACCATCCGCTTATTAACTATTACAAATCGCTGCTGCAAAACAGCGTAGCGCGCGAAAACCTGGTTAAAAAACAGTACAACCCTAAAATATTACTCGAGGCCGCTGCCTGGGGCCGCGGATCGAGCGTTGATGCCAATGATCATTTCAACAGCCTATCCAGCGGCTGGGGCTTCGATCGTAATAATTATTTGGTTGGGATCGGCATTTCCTACAATCTGTTCGATATCAGACGGAGGCATTTAAAACTAACTACCCAAAGGGCCGCTACCGATTACGCTCAAAAGCAACTGAACGAGCAAAAATCGCTGTTGGCCTTAGGCATTAGCCAGGCTGATGTTGAACTGAATACCGCACGGGCACGCCTTAAAGAGATCCCCAACCAGTTAAGGGCCGCGGATGCCGGCTATCGCCAAAAACTATCGTTGTACAAAAACGGGTTAACGGATATCATCGACCTGAATGCCGCCCTCAACATCCTTTACCGCGCCGAAACCGATTACGTGCAGGCCCGGTATGCCTTTTCGAGTGCGCTTTTCCAGAAAGCATTAAGCGGCAACGAGGTGAACACTGTTTTAAACCTTTTAAACTAAAATCGAACACTATGTCAATGGTCACATCCGCGCTTAAAAAGCCCATCACAACGGTGGTTATCACCCTCAGCCTTTTAATTTTTGCAGTACTTAGCGCAATCAACATCCCCATAGATATTTTTCCGCAGCTTAACCTGCCTACTATTTATGTTATCGAATCGTACGGGGGCATGTCGCCCCAGCAAATGGAAGGGTTCTTTAGTACCCGTTTGCAGGACCAGTTTCTGTATGTAAACGGTATTAAAAATATCAGCAGCAAAAACATCCAGGGGCTTACATTAATAAAACTCTCGTTTTATGAAAGCACCAACATGGCCGAGGCCAGCGCCCAGGTAGCCTTGCAGGTAAACCGTGCGCAAAGCTTTTTTCCACCGGGTGCATTGCCGCCGCAGGTGGTGAGGTTTGATGCCTCGTCGTTACCGGTTGGGCAGCTGGTGTTTGATAGTAAAACCGCCAGCCTGAAGGATATTTATGATATGGCAGCCACCCGCATCAGGCCTATGTTTGCTACCATTCCGGGCTTATCGGCACCGCCGCCGTTTGGATCTAACGCGAGGTCCATCATCCTGAGCATCGATCCAAGTAAGCTGCGGAGCTATAACCTTACGCCCGATGAAGTGGTTGAGGCGCTATCTAAATTCAATACCATGGCACCATCCGGCAATTTAAGGCTGGATAATACCATCTACCTAACGACATTAAACTCGCTCATCAAAAACAGCGAAAACTTTGGCAATATCCCGGTCATCGCAAAAAACGGGGTGCCTATCTACATTAAAGATATAGCCCGGGTAAGCGACGGCACCGATGTTACGGTTGATTACGCCCTCATTAACGGCAAACGCTCGGTGTATATCCCGGTAGTGAAAACCGCCGATGCATCTACCTGGACAGTGGTACAAACCCTGAAAAGCAAACTGCCCGAAATGCAAAACCTGCTGCCCGATGATGTGAAGATCTCGTACGAGTTTGACCAATCCATTTTCGTGGTGAACTCGGTAAAAAGTTTGATGACCGAGGGCGGTCTCGGCGCTTTACTCACCGGTTTAATGGTACTGCTGTTTTTACGCGACTGGCGAAGCAGCCTCATCGTGGTAATTACCATCCCGGTATCAATCCTCATCGGCGTATTGTTATTAAGCCTGTTCGGCCAAACCATCAATATCATGACCTTGAGCGGGCTGGCTTTGGCCATCGGTATTTTGGTGGACCAGGCCACGGTAGCCATCGAGAATATTCACCAGCACCTGGAGATGGGCAAATCCAAGCGGCAGGCCATTTTTGACGCCTGCGAGGAGATCGCTTTTCCGCTGTTGCTGATCCTGCTTTGTATCCTGGCCGTATTCGCGCCATCCTTTATGATGAATGGTGTGCCTAAGGCGATGTTTTTGCCGCTATCCATGTCGATAGGTTTAACCATGATCGTATCGTATGTGATAGCCCAAACATTGGTACCTATCATGAGCAACTGGCTGATCAAGGCCGAGCAATACCAGCATTATCACCACGGGGAAGTACACGCCCATGCCGGCGAAGCTTTAGATCGCCTCGAAGAACAACAAGTAAACGATCATCTGAAAAATGAGCAGGAACACCCCGAAAAGAACGACCTGTTTGAGCGTGTGAAAATGGGCTATATGAAAATCATCAGCCGGTGGATGGAGCGCAAAAAAACCATTATACTGGTTTACCTTATTGGCGTTATCGGTTTGGCGGCAGTTGGTTTTGTGGTGATAGGAAAAGATATGATGCCCAAGCTGAATAACGGCCAGTTCCAGGTGCGCATTAAAGAACCCGAGGGTACCCGTTTGGAACGAACCGAAGATAAGTTTAAACAGGTGCTTACTATCATCGATAAAACGGTGAACCACCATGTTGAAATTTCGTCGGGCTATATCGGCCTTATCCCCAGCAGTTTTGGTAGCAGTAACCTGTATGTATTTAATACCGGTACGCACGAGGCCGTTTTGCAGGTTAACCTTGATGAAAACTATCATGTAAATATGGACGAGCTGAAGGATGCCCTGCGCAAAAACATAGCGCACGAGATGCCCGAAATGAATATCAGTTTTGAACCTATCGATATGACCGAGAAGATCATGAGCCAGGGTGCATCTACCCCTATCCAGGTGCAGGTGGCCGGTAAAAACATGCAGCAGATCCAGGATTATGCCAACAAAGTTCTAAGTCGCTTAAAACAGATCCCTTACCTGCGCGATGTGCAGATAGATCAGCCGCAGCGCTTCCCGGTGGTATCTATTACTTTGGATAGGCTGAAGGTATCGCAGCTGGGCCTCAATATTAAAGATATTGCACGCTCGGTTACGGCAAGTACCTCATCAAGCCGCTTTACCGAAAAAAACCTGTGGCTGGATGATAAATCGGCTTATACCTACCAGGTGCAGGTACAGGTGCCCGAGTATGTGATGAACACCATGGATGAGCTGAAGGAGATCCCGCTGGTGAAAGGCCAGAGCAGCCCTACCCTTGCCGATGTGGCCGAGTTTAAAACCGAATACGCCCCCGGCGAATATGACCGCAGCGGTCCACGGAGGTTTTTGACGGTGAGCGCTAATATTTATAAAAAGGATTTGGGTACGGCTACCTCGGCAGTACAAAAAGCATTGGCCGAGGTGGGCGATCCGCCTAAAGGTTTAATAGCCGAGGTAAAAGGAATGTCGAGCCTGTTGGTTGAAACTTTAACCAGTTTGCAAAACGGTTTGGCCTTTGCCATTTTGGTGATCTTTTTATTGCTGGCAGCCAATTACCAATCGTTTAAAGTTTCGCTTACCGTGCTATCTACCGTGCCCGCCGTTATTTTAGGGTCGATCACAGCGCTGCTCATCTGCGGGTCTACACTTAACCTGCAATCGTATATGGGGATGATCATGTCTACCGGGGTATCGGTGGCCAACGCTATTTTGATCGTTACCAATGCCGAGAAGCTCCGGCTTGAATACCGCGATGCTACCCGCGCCGCCGTAACCAGTGCATCCATCAGGCTGCGCCCTATCCTCATGACCAGTTTGGCCATGATTGCCGGGATGATCCCGATGGCATCAGGCATGGGCGAAGCAGGCGAACAAACCGCGCCGCTGGGCCGCGCCGTTATTGGCGGTTTGCTGGCCTCTACCCTGGCGGCGCTGTTTATCCTGCCGCTGGTATTTGCATGGGTACAGGAAAAAACCACCTACCAATCGCCATCATTAATGCCCGACGAACAACCAACAGAAGAAACCACAGAAAGCACCCTCACCACAGTATAATCATGAAAACCAAACATATCATCATCCCAGCGTTTATAGCCTGCTTTTTCGCGGCTTGCGGGGGCAACCAAAAACCGGTTGACCTTACCGAAAATAAAACCCCATCGGCCAAAAAATATGCGTTGAGCACCGTTTACGAAAAGGCGCTTTCCAGCTCGGCCCGCCTGCCGGGGCAGCTGAAGCCGTTTAACGAGGTGAACATATTTCCGCGCGTTAACGGCTTTATAAAAGAGATTTATGTTGACCGCGGTTCGATAGTAAAAAAGGGCGAACTGTTGCTTACCCTCGAAGCGCCCGAAATGGAATCGCAGTTCCAGGCCGCCAACTCCCGCTTTTTACAGGCACAGGAAACAGCCAACGCCAGCAAAGAAAAATACAACCGCCTGAAACAGGCCGCCGCCGAACCCGGCTCGGTATCGCCCCTCGACCTTGACAATGCCAGCGCCCGCATGCGTGCCGACAATGCCATTGCCGAAGCCGAACGCGCCAACATGGCCTCGGTAAAAACCATGCAAGGCTACCTTAACGTTTATGCCCCTTTTGATGGCATGATAGTACAGCGTAACGTATCGCCCGGCGCGCTGGTGGCCCCCGGCAAAGCGGCAGATATCCCGATGCTGATACTGCAGGATACCCGCAAGCTGCGCCTTGAAGTGGCCATCCCCGAAAACTATGTAGATAAGGTTGACCTGAAGCAACCCGTTACTTTCACCTTTAATGCCATGCCCGGCTCGCAGCAAACGGCCAGGATCAGTCGCTCGGCCAATGCGTTGGGCAGCATGCGCTCGGAAGCTATTGAGATCGACGTTGAAAACAAAAACAACAACCTGAAACCCGGCATGTACGCCGAAGTAAAGATCCCGATGCTCTCGGGCGCGAAATCATTACTGGTGCCGAACACAGCCATCGTGCGCTCTACCGAGCGGGAGTACGTGGTGGTGGTTGAAGCCGGAAAAGCCAAACTGGTTGATGTAAAGGAAGGGCTAAGCACCCACGATTCGACCGAGGTTTTTGGCGGGTTGAAGCCTAATGAAAAGATCATTACGCAGGCGAGTGATGCTATTAGGGATGGGGATGAGATAGAGTAAGAAACAAAGAAAATAATTCGATCTGCTTATCCTATGAATACTCGGATCGAATTATTTTCTTTGTCACCCTATAAAAACTTTTTTATATCTATATATTGTTTTGGATAAAATAATACTATCTTTAGAATCTAAACCGAGCATCATAAAGCGCCAGTTATACGAAAATGCAATTCTCTTTTGATATAACATCCACGACAATTGCGTCGATTACATCTATAGTGATTTCTACATCAATAAGTCTATGGATAACGAAGGTAAATAAACGAAAAAGCTTAGATGAACAACTGGATGCCATTCTAAAAATAGCACTCCAATATCCTTACTTAGAAAGTTCGCATTTTACTGGTTCGTGGACAAGTGCATTTGATACCAATGATGAGAAATATTTAAGATATGATGTTTATTGCACTTTGCTTTTCAACTACTTATCTCGTGTTGCAGAACATCATAAATATAAAAAGCACAAGGTTGAAAGTTATATTGCGATTAAAGACTGGATAAGACTGCATAGAAAGTATTGGGAAGACCCAACATCTTCCTACGAAAATGTTGATAGCTATGATCATGCCTTTGTAGATTTTGTTAAAGGATATTTAAACTAAAATATGAACAAAAGAATACTTATAATCGGAAATACAGATGGATTACCAGGTGTCAAAATTGATATTGCTAATTATCAGAAGTTTTTTAAAAGTGAATATGGCGGTGGGTGGCTGGAGTTTGAATTCGTAATAAAGACCGATCCTTCTTTAATCGAGCTATCTCTTACTTTGTCAAGATTAAAGCAACTTAATTTAGATTATCTTATCGTTATATTTAGTGGCCATGGAGGTCAAGACAGAGAAACTGTATTAGAATTAAATTCAAGTGGCGAAGCGATAACCGAATCGGCCTTAAAATATTTAGCCCCAAGACAATTAAATATCTTTGATTGCTGTAGGTCATTCCCTTCTCCTCAGGTTGAAACGAGGTTAAATGAGAGATTTACTAAGGCTTTTTCTGCAGCAACAGGTACACGAGAAAAATTTGAAAAGCGTATTATGCAAGCTATTCCTCAACAAGCATCCTTATACTCATGTTCAATTGGTGAAGTTTCTCACGACACAGCTACAGGAGGCGTTTATTCCCGACACCTAATTGATGCTGCAACTTCTTCTATTAATGAATTTCAGTTAGTAGGCACAGCGCATAATACAGCTGCTGTATTAACGAAAAATGAATTCAGAGATCAGAACCCAGAAGCCGTATTAGTAAAAAGCCTTTCATCCCAACAATTAATAATAGGTATTGATCCCAACTATTCGAAGTTGATATAGTATGCTATGATTAAATGAGCATATTCTCTAAAGATGCTTTAGGGTTATTTATCAAACTATAATCAGACAAACCATTAATAATGGCCAATATTAGTGTTCAATTTATTTTGAATTTATATCCCGTCAATTATATTTGCAATCCAGCTATACATTAATTCGGGATGTAGCGTAGCCCGGTATCGCGCCAGCATGGGGTGCTGGAGGTCGTGGGTTCGAATCCCGCCATCCCGACTATAGAAGAAGCCATCGAATATTATTTCGGTGGCTTTTTCTTTTTAATATCCTTGACCACAAAACATACGTCTCAATGTCCAATCCAAGATTTTAAAAAATATCACACTATAAATATCACTATAACTTATATTTAAGAACTTAAATCTTTTCAAAATGAAAATCACTTGTATCGATAAGGAAATCAGAAAAATATTTGAAACTGGTTATTATCATATACCAAGATTTCAACGACCATATTCTTGGGAAAAAGATCATATTTCAGAATTTTGGAACGACACTTTGATAGAAAGTGAAACCGACTACTTTATCGGCTCAATTGTAGTCTATAAAAAAAGTGATGAGCTTTATGGCATAGTTGACGGGCAACAGAGGTTGACTACAATAACAATGATACTATGTTCACTAAGAGATGCGTATCGAGTCTTAGGATTTGAAAAACAAGCGCGTGGTGTACATTCACTAATAGAGAAAATGGATTTAAACGATGACAATAGATTCATTTTACAAACAGAGACTTCATATCCATATTTTCAAGAGCATATTCAAAAGTTTGATGACCCAGAAATTGATATAGATTATGGAAGCGAAGAAATAAATTTAAAAAATGGTTTTGAACAAATTAATGGCTACATAGCTCAGGAAATTAAAAATATAAAGGTTGATAAACAAAAGGCAACCAATCTTGACAACGAGTTAATCAATAAATTAAACGAAATCAGAGATAAAATATTAAAACTAAAAGTCATTTATATTGAATTAGATGATGAAGACGACGCTTACATTATATTTGAGACACTAAACACACGCGGAAAAGACTTAAGTGTAGGTGATTTGGTTAAAAATTACTTAACTAAACACATTAAGGCAAGAAACGCAAGTGTGGATATTCCTAAAGACAAGTGGAATTTATTAAGGGACAATATTGAAGGAACATCCTCCGACCTTGATATTGATAATTTTCTATTGCATGTTTGGCTTTCCAAATATGAATACACCACTGTAAAAACACTATTTAAAAAGATCAAAATTTCTGTTAAGTCAACTCAAGCCTCGTTTTTTTTAAACAGCCTTGTAACGGATTCTAAAACTTATAGAACTATCTTTGAACCGGATTCCAGAAAATGGAATAAAAACGAACTTGCTATACGTAACTCTCTCTCGACACTTTACAGTTTCAGAGTAACTCAACAAACGCCTATGGTTTTGTCTATTATGAGAGAATATTTTGCCGGCAATTTAAAATATAAATACGCCCACGAAGCCTTAGAAGCGATTGAACATTTTCATTATATATTTACAGCGATAACTTCTCAGCGATCTTCCGGTGGAATCGGCTCAATGTACTCTACATATGGCAGAAAGCTTTCTGAAGCAAAAGATGATAAATCAAAATTGGACGTAATCAGAGAATTGAAACTCAAAATGCGTGAAAAGCTACCTACATATGATGAGTTTCTCGCTTCTTTTAAAACGATAAAGTTTACTGATGATTATACTAAGCAAAAAAGGATAATTCAATACACATTGGCCAAGGTTGATAAATTTTATAACAAAAAAGGAGTTGCTATAAATTATGATTTGATGACACTTGAACACCTATTACCGCAAAACCCATCATCCAGAACAATAACACACGATCAAAATGTTGGTTTATTAGGTAATTTAATTTTAGTCGACGAACAAACTAATAATACTCTTGCAAACAAACAGTTCAAGGACAAGAAAGTTATCTTGGAACGTTCAAACATTTTCTTGGACGAAACAATTGTTAAGGCAACTAAATGGGCGGAAGGGGAAATTGTATTGAGGACTGAAAAATTGGCATCAATCGTTTATAACAAAGTTTTTAAAATATAACTTTAACTACCTTTCGAACAATTCAACTCAATCTAAACAAAACATCACAAACAAGGTTGTTCTGTAAAAACGGAACTACTTATGAGAAAATC
The sequence above is a segment of the Mucilaginibacter celer genome. Coding sequences within it:
- a CDS encoding efflux RND transporter periplasmic adaptor subunit; amino-acid sequence: MKTKHIIIPAFIACFFAACGGNQKPVDLTENKTPSAKKYALSTVYEKALSSSARLPGQLKPFNEVNIFPRVNGFIKEIYVDRGSIVKKGELLLTLEAPEMESQFQAANSRFLQAQETANASKEKYNRLKQAAAEPGSVSPLDLDNASARMRADNAIAEAERANMASVKTMQGYLNVYAPFDGMIVQRNVSPGALVAPGKAADIPMLILQDTRKLRLEVAIPENYVDKVDLKQPVTFTFNAMPGSQQTARISRSANALGSMRSEAIEIDVENKNNNLKPGMYAEVKIPMLSGAKSLLVPNTAIVRSTEREYVVVVEAGKAKLVDVKEGLSTHDSTEVFGGLKPNEKIITQASDAIRDGDEIE
- a CDS encoding TolC family protein, with product MQHLNRYLCIVLLLLTAGNVCAQQNVPPLTLKTLLNKIGNTAPSLITDSAAIGIKQAAAVEARNNWLPNLKLNYQADVGTNNNTAGPYFGFGIIPSNSRGVRTESNTSAVLTNLGIAALDWEVYNFGSYGAQNKVAGSEVQLAQDQFQQSKYQLQTYAIGYYLQLLRLQDYISIQQKNIRRNEEIVRSIRSLAKSGVRPGVDTSITEAELSKARLNNIELDNQLKQVQLRLAQMSGLPADHIIPDTTIQTRLTASVLLPAISDADTTNHPLINYYKSLLQNSVARENLVKKQYNPKILLEAAAWGRGSSVDANDHFNSLSSGWGFDRNNYLVGIGISYNLFDIRRRHLKLTTQRAATDYAQKQLNEQKSLLALGISQADVELNTARARLKEIPNQLRAADAGYRQKLSLYKNGLTDIIDLNAALNILYRAETDYVQARYAFSSALFQKALSGNEVNTVLNLLN
- a CDS encoding caspase family protein, whose protein sequence is MNKRILIIGNTDGLPGVKIDIANYQKFFKSEYGGGWLEFEFVIKTDPSLIELSLTLSRLKQLNLDYLIVIFSGHGGQDRETVLELNSSGEAITESALKYLAPRQLNIFDCCRSFPSPQVETRLNERFTKAFSAATGTREKFEKRIMQAIPQQASLYSCSIGEVSHDTATGGVYSRHLIDAATSSINEFQLVGTAHNTAAVLTKNEFRDQNPEAVLVKSLSSQQLIIGIDPNYSKLI
- a CDS encoding DUF262 domain-containing protein, translated to MKITCIDKEIRKIFETGYYHIPRFQRPYSWEKDHISEFWNDTLIESETDYFIGSIVVYKKSDELYGIVDGQQRLTTITMILCSLRDAYRVLGFEKQARGVHSLIEKMDLNDDNRFILQTETSYPYFQEHIQKFDDPEIDIDYGSEEINLKNGFEQINGYIAQEIKNIKVDKQKATNLDNELINKLNEIRDKILKLKVIYIELDDEDDAYIIFETLNTRGKDLSVGDLVKNYLTKHIKARNASVDIPKDKWNLLRDNIEGTSSDLDIDNFLLHVWLSKYEYTTVKTLFKKIKISVKSTQASFFLNSLVTDSKTYRTIFEPDSRKWNKNELAIRNSLSTLYSFRVTQQTPMVLSIMREYFAGNLKYKYAHEALEAIEHFHYIFTAITSQRSSGGIGSMYSTYGRKLSEAKDDKSKLDVIRELKLKMREKLPTYDEFLASFKTIKFTDDYTKQKRIIQYTLAKVDKFYNKKGVAINYDLMTLEHLLPQNPSSRTITHDQNVGLLGNLILVDEQTNNTLANKQFKDKKVILERSNIFLDETIVKATKWAEGEIVLRTEKLASIVYNKVFKI
- a CDS encoding efflux RND transporter permease subunit, giving the protein MSMVTSALKKPITTVVITLSLLIFAVLSAINIPIDIFPQLNLPTIYVIESYGGMSPQQMEGFFSTRLQDQFLYVNGIKNISSKNIQGLTLIKLSFYESTNMAEASAQVALQVNRAQSFFPPGALPPQVVRFDASSLPVGQLVFDSKTASLKDIYDMAATRIRPMFATIPGLSAPPPFGSNARSIILSIDPSKLRSYNLTPDEVVEALSKFNTMAPSGNLRLDNTIYLTTLNSLIKNSENFGNIPVIAKNGVPIYIKDIARVSDGTDVTVDYALINGKRSVYIPVVKTADASTWTVVQTLKSKLPEMQNLLPDDVKISYEFDQSIFVVNSVKSLMTEGGLGALLTGLMVLLFLRDWRSSLIVVITIPVSILIGVLLLSLFGQTINIMTLSGLALAIGILVDQATVAIENIHQHLEMGKSKRQAIFDACEEIAFPLLLILLCILAVFAPSFMMNGVPKAMFLPLSMSIGLTMIVSYVIAQTLVPIMSNWLIKAEQYQHYHHGEVHAHAGEALDRLEEQQVNDHLKNEQEHPEKNDLFERVKMGYMKIISRWMERKKTIILVYLIGVIGLAAVGFVVIGKDMMPKLNNGQFQVRIKEPEGTRLERTEDKFKQVLTIIDKTVNHHVEISSGYIGLIPSSFGSSNLYVFNTGTHEAVLQVNLDENYHVNMDELKDALRKNIAHEMPEMNISFEPIDMTEKIMSQGASTPIQVQVAGKNMQQIQDYANKVLSRLKQIPYLRDVQIDQPQRFPVVSITLDRLKVSQLGLNIKDIARSVTASTSSSRFTEKNLWLDDKSAYTYQVQVQVPEYVMNTMDELKEIPLVKGQSSPTLADVAEFKTEYAPGEYDRSGPRRFLTVSANIYKKDLGTATSAVQKALAEVGDPPKGLIAEVKGMSSLLVETLTSLQNGLAFAILVIFLLLAANYQSFKVSLTVLSTVPAVILGSITALLICGSTLNLQSYMGMIMSTGVSVANAILIVTNAEKLRLEYRDATRAAVTSASIRLRPILMTSLAMIAGMIPMASGMGEAGEQTAPLGRAVIGGLLASTLAALFILPLVFAWVQEKTTYQSPSLMPDEQPTEETTESTLTTV